A stretch of Myroides oncorhynchi DNA encodes these proteins:
- the tpx gene encoding thiol peroxidase: protein MATVTLKGNPIQTIGTLPGLNTKAPEFTLVGGNLAEKTLGEYKGKKVVLNIFPSVDTATCATSVRHFNQDASKLENTIVLCISRDLPFAQGRFCGAEGISNVEMLSDFREGQFGKDYGVLFTDGPLKGLLSRSIVVINEEGTVIYTEQVVETADEPNYEKAIAALK from the coding sequence ATGGCGACTGTAACATTAAAAGGGAATCCTATACAAACGATAGGAACTTTACCAGGATTAAATACTAAAGCTCCTGAATTTACATTAGTGGGAGGAAATTTAGCTGAGAAAACATTAGGAGAATACAAAGGGAAAAAAGTTGTATTAAATATTTTTCCTAGTGTAGATACAGCTACATGTGCTACATCAGTAAGACATTTTAATCAAGATGCCTCTAAATTAGAAAATACTATTGTATTGTGTATTTCAAGAGATTTGCCTTTTGCTCAAGGTCGTTTTTGTGGAGCTGAAGGTATTTCTAATGTAGAAATGCTATCAGATTTTAGAGAAGGACAATTTGGAAAGGATTATGGAGTTTTATTTACAGATGGACCTTTAAAAGGACTGTTATCTAGATCTATAGTTGTAATCAATGAAGAGGGAACTGTAATTTATACAGAACAAGTAGTAGAAACAGCTGATGAGCCAAATTATGAAAAAGCTATTGCTGCTTTAAAATAA
- a CDS encoding DUF6952 family protein, protein MKLPVIKHLTQFVEQNDQDYIIEAIEVLENLTEVPSLKDEELDVIGELISNMYGALEVQKLMKDGATQKEALNTFMQRVLGSIDK, encoded by the coding sequence ATGAAATTACCAGTTATTAAACATTTGACTCAATTTGTAGAGCAAAATGATCAAGATTATATTATCGAAGCTATTGAGGTATTAGAAAACCTGACAGAAGTTCCTTCTCTTAAAGATGAGGAATTAGATGTCATCGGTGAACTTATTTCAAATATGTATGGAGCTCTTGAGGTACAAAAATTAATGAAGGATGGTGCTACTCAAAAAGAAGCATTAAATACTTTTATGCAGAGAGTTTTAGGGTCAATAGACAAATAA
- a CDS encoding thioredoxin family protein gives MLLELDKDNLQEIVNSNEKVVVQYAASWCGNCRIMKPKFKKLATEKENMTFVIADAENFPESRKLADVSNLPTFATFVNGKLVNQTQTNKTEVLHELVNEIV, from the coding sequence ATGCTTTTAGAACTAGATAAAGATAATTTACAAGAGATTGTAAATTCAAATGAAAAAGTGGTTGTTCAATATGCTGCATCTTGGTGTGGTAATTGTAGAATTATGAAGCCTAAATTTAAAAAATTGGCTACAGAGAAAGAGAATATGACATTTGTAATTGCAGATGCTGAGAACTTTCCTGAGTCAAGAAAATTAGCAGATGTAAGTAACTTACCAACTTTCGCTACATTCGTTAATGGTAAACTAGTAAACCAAACTCAAACAAATAAGACTGAGGTTTTACACGAATTAGTAAACGAGATTGTATAA
- a CDS encoding peroxiredoxin — MSLVGKKFPNITVDAMSEMGDDLKINIFEEATKNNKKVLLFWYPKDFTFVCPTELHAFQAALPEFEKRNTIVVGASCDTNEVHFAWLNTAKDNGGIEGVTYPIIADTQRNLSSVLGILDIENEVYNEELDSVQIEGSNVTYRATYLVDESGKIFHESVNDMPLGRNVNEYLRLIDAYTHVQTHGEVCPANWEEGKDAMNANRGGVADYLSKH, encoded by the coding sequence ATGTCTTTAGTAGGTAAAAAATTTCCAAACATCACAGTTGACGCAATGTCTGAAATGGGAGATGATTTAAAAATCAACATCTTCGAAGAAGCAACAAAAAACAATAAAAAAGTATTATTATTCTGGTATCCAAAAGACTTTACATTCGTATGTCCTACAGAATTACACGCTTTCCAAGCTGCATTACCAGAATTTGAAAAAAGAAATACTATTGTAGTTGGAGCTTCATGTGATACTAACGAAGTACATTTCGCTTGGTTAAACACAGCAAAAGACAATGGAGGAATTGAAGGAGTTACTTACCCTATCATCGCAGATACTCAAAGAAACCTATCTTCAGTGTTAGGTATCTTAGATATCGAGAATGAAGTATACAATGAAGAATTAGATTCAGTTCAAATCGAAGGATCTAATGTTACATATAGAGCTACTTATTTAGTAGATGAGTCAGGAAAAATCTTCCATGAATCAGTAAATGATATGCCATTAGGAAGAAATGTAAATGAGTACTTAAGATTAATCGATGCTTACACTCACGTACAAACTCATGGTGAAGTATGTCCTGCTAACTGGGAAGAAGGAAAAGATGCAATGAATGCAAATAGAGGTGGAGTAGCTGATTACTTAAGCAAACACTAA
- the nhaC gene encoding Na+/H+ antiporter NhaC gives MSSNQGKKEKPITLFQSLIPVIILVTLLAINVYVFRDDALSGTNQFILLIGGAIATVVGVFNRVSYDKILTQIINNVRDTSNAVFILLLVGALSGTWLLSGIIPSMIYYGLQILHPAIYLPACLVITSIISIATGSSWTTSATVGIALVGIGNALGMPIGMIGGAVISGAYFGDKLSPLSDTTNLAPVMAGTDLFTHIRYMLYTTVPTYVVTLILFIILGLIYGTGGDVDTSATLKAISETFNVTPVLFIVPTFVVFLIVKKVQPIAALLIGTLLGAVFALIFQQNIVVEVSGGDAFDFYNAYKGVMLALTTDIRILSPLESLNGLFEAGGMASMLNTVWLILCAMFFGGAMEAIGALQKISMALLNIANNVFGLFASTVASCLAINIMTSDQYLSIVVPGKMFSEAYKTKGLAPENLSRTLEDSGTVTSVLIPWNTCGAYHSGVLGIPTMTYLPYAFFNYLSPFVTLLYAAFDIKIRRILKKE, from the coding sequence ATGAGTAGTAATCAAGGCAAAAAGGAAAAACCAATAACATTATTTCAATCGTTAATACCTGTCATAATATTAGTGACTCTATTAGCTATTAATGTATATGTGTTCCGGGATGATGCATTGTCAGGGACGAATCAATTTATATTACTTATAGGTGGGGCTATAGCTACTGTTGTAGGAGTCTTTAATAGGGTTAGTTATGATAAGATATTGACACAAATCATAAATAATGTAAGAGATACTTCTAATGCTGTTTTTATCTTATTACTTGTAGGAGCTCTATCAGGAACTTGGTTGTTGAGTGGTATTATTCCTAGTATGATTTATTATGGATTACAGATATTACATCCAGCTATTTACTTACCAGCGTGTTTAGTAATTACTTCTATAATTTCTATTGCAACTGGAAGCTCATGGACTACTTCAGCTACAGTAGGGATAGCTTTAGTAGGTATAGGTAATGCTTTAGGTATGCCTATAGGTATGATAGGTGGGGCAGTGATATCAGGAGCTTATTTTGGGGATAAGTTGTCTCCATTATCAGATACAACTAATTTAGCACCTGTAATGGCTGGTACTGATTTGTTTACGCACATTAGATACATGTTATATACTACAGTTCCTACTTATGTAGTTACATTAATCCTTTTTATAATATTAGGATTAATTTATGGAACAGGAGGGGATGTAGATACATCAGCTACCTTAAAAGCAATATCAGAGACATTTAATGTAACACCAGTATTATTTATTGTGCCAACTTTCGTTGTATTTTTAATAGTTAAAAAAGTACAACCAATTGCAGCTTTATTAATTGGGACTTTATTAGGAGCTGTATTTGCTTTAATTTTTCAGCAAAATATTGTAGTCGAAGTTTCTGGTGGTGATGCATTTGATTTTTATAACGCATATAAAGGTGTAATGTTAGCATTGACTACTGATATTAGAATCTTATCTCCATTAGAAAGTTTAAATGGATTATTTGAAGCTGGTGGGATGGCTAGTATGCTAAATACAGTTTGGTTGATTTTGTGTGCAATGTTTTTTGGTGGTGCAATGGAAGCAATCGGAGCGTTACAAAAAATTTCGATGGCTTTATTAAATATAGCTAATAACGTATTTGGATTATTTGCAAGTACAGTAGCAAGTTGTTTGGCAATTAATATAATGACTTCGGATCAATACTTATCTATTGTAGTACCCGGAAAGATGTTTTCAGAGGCTTATAAAACTAAAGGATTAGCACCTGAGAATTTGAGTCGTACACTAGAAGATTCAGGTACGGTTACTTCTGTATTAATTCCTTGGAATACGTGTGGAGCATATCACTCAGGCGTATTAGGTATTCCTACAATGACGTACCTACCATATGCATTTTTTAATTATCTAAGTCCGTTTGTAACATTGTTATATGCGGCATTTGATATTAAAATAAGACGAATATTAAAGAAAGAATAA
- a CDS encoding bestrophin family protein: MIVRNKKHIIQMLFIWKGSVLKKIFPTLIAIFIFSWIVYFAHYLFPDVIIPLNVGAFALVGISLAIFLGFCNNAAYDRFWEGRKQWGSLVIHSRSLAFQIQNYIEENNQFTKKDKEEGINLIIAFCYLLNKQLRTKIDYDTIGPYLKEDVYEVMLTKKFKPSFILNELTKWIATQQRAGRLDTITQARIDKNIDELSIVLGACERIVHTKIPFVYFVILHRTVYVYCFILPFGLIDLIVWAMPFFVTFVAYTFIALDAVVAEIAEPFGEEENDLALDQMCANIAYSLCEVSDMDLPELITPNKNYIVT; the protein is encoded by the coding sequence ATGATCGTTAGAAACAAAAAGCATATTATACAGATGCTTTTTATCTGGAAAGGTTCAGTTCTTAAAAAAATATTCCCTACGCTAATTGCTATTTTTATATTCTCTTGGATAGTATACTTTGCACATTATTTATTTCCAGATGTGATTATTCCACTAAATGTAGGTGCTTTTGCCTTAGTCGGTATTTCATTGGCCATTTTCTTAGGCTTCTGTAATAATGCTGCTTATGATCGCTTTTGGGAAGGACGCAAACAATGGGGTAGCTTAGTCATCCATTCTAGGTCCCTGGCTTTTCAAATTCAAAACTACATTGAAGAAAACAATCAATTTACTAAAAAAGATAAAGAAGAAGGAATCAATCTGATTATTGCTTTTTGTTATCTACTAAATAAACAACTGAGAACTAAGATAGACTATGATACTATAGGTCCTTATCTTAAAGAAGATGTGTATGAAGTGATGCTAACTAAAAAATTTAAGCCTTCATTTATACTAAATGAACTAACAAAGTGGATAGCTACTCAGCAACGTGCAGGAAGATTAGATACAATCACACAAGCTAGAATAGACAAGAATATAGATGAACTATCTATTGTACTAGGGGCTTGTGAACGCATTGTTCACACTAAGATTCCTTTTGTCTATTTTGTTATTCTACACAGGACAGTGTATGTTTATTGTTTTATCCTTCCATTTGGTCTTATAGATTTGATTGTTTGGGCAATGCCTTTTTTCGTAACCTTCGTGGCGTATACATTTATTGCCTTAGATGCTGTAGTAGCAGAGATAGCAGAGCCTTTCGGAGAAGAAGAAAATGACTTGGCATTAGATCAGATGTGTGCAAATATAGCCTACTCTTTATGTGAAGTCTCTGATATGGATCTCCCTGAACTAATCACTCCTAACAAAAATTACATAGTTACTTAA
- a CDS encoding HPP family protein: MRQDVPVAEIMTKELITLTLTDNLYDAERLFKKHKIRHIPIVKEDKLIGVLSYSDLLKISYADVLDDADELMDVPSVVYDMYSIGQVMAKVVVSSFPTTTIKKVTEILAKQSFHSIPIVNENNVLKGIVTTTDLLKYFLNQYNNENIYYQ, from the coding sequence ATGCGACAAGATGTACCAGTAGCCGAGATCATGACCAAAGAGTTAATAACTCTCACTCTAACAGATAATCTCTATGATGCAGAAAGATTGTTTAAAAAGCATAAAATCAGGCATATTCCTATTGTAAAAGAAGATAAGTTGATAGGAGTCTTAAGTTATTCTGATTTATTGAAGATAAGCTATGCTGATGTTTTAGATGATGCTGATGAATTAATGGATGTACCTTCAGTAGTTTATGATATGTACTCTATAGGTCAAGTTATGGCAAAGGTAGTGGTAAGTTCTTTTCCGACTACTACTATAAAAAAAGTGACAGAAATATTAGCTAAACAAAGCTTTCATTCAATCCCAATAGTAAATGAAAATAATGTTTTAAAAGGGATTGTGACAACTACGGATTTACTCAAGTATTTTTTAAATCAATATAATAACGAAAATATCTATTATCAATAA
- a CDS encoding WG repeat-containing protein, giving the protein MKRISLLIIFGALSFSCSNDNGDGKKEKPIEKPDYQPKVLIPFEERGLWGFRDPQENVVVVVPQYEAVKDFDEHKIARVKKSKLWGLIDMLGKSIILPTYNDIENFSGQGYATVVKLEKSGVINTKGEEKVEPVYDKVFGYYDKQYVRVQADNKFGIIDKDWKLIIKPTYTKIREFGTDGVNANHIIVEQTKKRGLINKEWKTIAEAKYDSITKFDTKGIAFLIDSLKVGMVNAEGRLLEPKYNIIKESNDEKEVTYKVVLAEKWGLLNKDWKEIISPRFEADFKIFEFDKSGYARLHVGDKWGFIDSNHKVLLEPIYDEITEFDIQGFARIKVGEKWGVINRSFKVLLEPIYDDITGFNAEGYARVIKDKKLGVINKDWKIVLPIEYDNIGDVLPYGMTRLTQNGKLGLADKTWNVVLPVMYKDVKMTDDNGFVQINNDVIAMENAVGLFDVKTHKVLEPAYKTIGSFDQNGHVLVQSIDSRFNLLNKSLVEGLAESFDNIEFLKDDNTYRVTKGIYVGVYSNSLMELVKADRYMKIFSFEKDNKAIVESGLGRRGLIDRQWKEVLATRYYQVQAPDGKMNRILDNRDKVGDSPLYNFYTGEGKTLESDYKEIKIDYNNGVILLSGLSGKYGFATENLNVVVDAEYGHPFVFTNAQVSAFEQNGLWGIMNKQGVKVISATYDRITGFSEEGYANVIKGGLYGFVNASGLLTVEAKYEMVDQKLIRDNLSKVRLNGYAMIINYINGTELFKPGSVSDVDNLFNGYASFEIGGKWGIKSKGGNEVSKVKYDKIDRFNSNDNTVRMYAGRYVGVMNSKGVIIIEANTYESIGLFSEGKATASRNGIMVTVGLDGKEI; this is encoded by the coding sequence ATGAAAAGAATTTCCTTACTAATAATATTTGGAGCATTATCATTTTCGTGTAGTAATGACAATGGTGATGGTAAAAAAGAAAAGCCTATAGAGAAGCCAGACTATCAGCCTAAAGTTTTAATTCCCTTTGAAGAAAGAGGGTTATGGGGATTTAGAGATCCACAGGAAAATGTAGTAGTAGTGGTACCTCAGTATGAAGCTGTAAAAGACTTTGATGAGCACAAGATTGCTAGAGTAAAGAAGAGCAAATTATGGGGGCTTATAGATATGTTAGGTAAGTCGATTATCTTGCCTACTTATAATGATATAGAGAATTTTAGTGGACAAGGATATGCTACGGTAGTGAAGCTAGAGAAAAGTGGAGTGATAAATACAAAAGGAGAAGAAAAGGTAGAGCCTGTCTATGATAAAGTCTTTGGATATTATGACAAGCAGTATGTGAGGGTTCAAGCAGATAATAAATTTGGTATCATAGATAAGGACTGGAAACTAATAATAAAACCTACTTATACGAAGATTCGCGAGTTCGGAACGGATGGTGTAAATGCAAATCATATTATTGTAGAACAAACTAAAAAGCGAGGGCTAATCAATAAGGAGTGGAAAACAATAGCAGAGGCAAAATACGATAGTATTACTAAGTTTGATACTAAAGGAATCGCTTTTTTAATTGATTCTTTAAAGGTGGGGATGGTCAATGCTGAAGGAAGACTATTAGAACCAAAATACAATATAATAAAAGAGTCTAATGATGAGAAAGAAGTTACTTATAAAGTAGTATTAGCTGAGAAATGGGGACTGCTAAATAAAGATTGGAAAGAGATCATATCACCTCGTTTTGAAGCGGATTTTAAGATATTTGAGTTTGATAAATCGGGATACGCTAGATTACACGTAGGGGATAAATGGGGATTTATAGATAGTAATCACAAGGTGTTATTAGAACCTATCTATGATGAGATAACAGAGTTCGATATACAGGGATTTGCTAGAATTAAAGTAGGAGAGAAATGGGGAGTCATAAATAGAAGTTTCAAAGTACTGTTAGAGCCTATCTATGATGATATTACAGGGTTTAATGCTGAGGGATATGCCCGTGTGATTAAGGATAAAAAACTTGGAGTGATTAATAAAGATTGGAAGATAGTATTGCCGATAGAGTATGATAATATAGGAGATGTCTTGCCTTATGGGATGACTAGACTTACGCAAAATGGCAAGTTAGGTCTTGCAGATAAGACATGGAACGTGGTCTTGCCTGTGATGTATAAAGATGTTAAGATGACAGATGATAATGGATTTGTTCAGATTAATAATGATGTGATAGCAATGGAAAATGCTGTTGGGTTATTTGATGTAAAAACACATAAAGTATTAGAGCCAGCATATAAAACTATAGGAAGCTTTGATCAAAATGGACATGTTTTGGTTCAGAGTATCGATAGTAGGTTTAATCTGTTAAATAAATCTTTAGTAGAAGGCCTTGCGGAAAGCTTTGATAATATAGAATTTTTAAAAGACGATAATACCTATAGGGTGACAAAGGGAATTTATGTGGGTGTTTACAGTAATTCGTTAATGGAATTAGTTAAAGCTGATCGTTATATGAAGATATTTAGCTTTGAGAAAGATAATAAAGCGATAGTAGAATCAGGATTAGGGAGAAGAGGATTAATAGACAGGCAATGGAAGGAAGTATTAGCAACCAGATATTATCAAGTGCAAGCTCCTGATGGTAAAATGAATAGGATATTAGATAATCGTGATAAAGTAGGTGATTCACCACTTTATAACTTCTATACAGGTGAAGGGAAAACGCTAGAATCAGATTATAAAGAAATTAAGATCGATTATAATAATGGTGTAATATTATTAAGTGGATTAAGTGGGAAGTATGGGTTTGCTACAGAGAACTTAAATGTAGTGGTAGATGCTGAGTATGGACATCCATTTGTCTTTACCAATGCGCAAGTATCTGCTTTTGAGCAAAATGGGCTATGGGGAATAATGAATAAACAAGGTGTAAAGGTTATTTCTGCTACTTATGATCGTATAACTGGATTCAGTGAAGAGGGATATGCTAATGTAATTAAAGGTGGACTTTATGGTTTTGTCAACGCTTCAGGGTTGTTAACTGTAGAAGCAAAGTACGAAATGGTAGATCAGAAACTCATCAGAGATAATTTATCTAAAGTAAGGCTAAATGGTTATGCAATGATTATTAATTATATTAATGGCACTGAGTTATTTAAACCAGGTAGTGTAAGTGATGTAGATAATCTTTTCAATGGTTATGCTTCATTTGAAATAGGCGGTAAATGGGGAATAAAAAGTAAGGGAGGGAATGAAGTCTCGAAAGTGAAATATGATAAGATAGACCGCTTTAATAGCAATGATAACACAGTGAGAATGTACGCAGGAAGATATGTAGGGGTAATGAATAGTAAAGGAGTGATTATAATAGAAGCAAATACTTATGAGTCTATAGGGTTATTTAGTGAAGGGAAAGCTACTGCTAGCAGAAATGGAATTATGGTGACTGTAGGTTTAGATGGAAAAGAAATATAG
- a CDS encoding NADP-dependent oxidoreductase, which translates to MKAIVLKEFGGVENLQLVDVEIPDVGEQEVLVKVKAISVNPVDVLTRAGTVGMSTLLEQYDPIILGWDFSGVIESVGENVKEYQVGDAVFGMVNFPGHGRAYAEYITVSVDQIALKPSNITHQAAAASMLAALTAWQAFTSYGKLRSNDRVLIHAASGGVGHYAVQMAKYLGAYVIGISSTKNKEFVIQLGADEHIDYRSVKFEEEVSDIDFVLEAIGGDNFQKSVKVLKEFGTMVVLPSGYTEEDEVAAKAKQLHGSHFMCVYSSARDMKIIADLLEKGIIRAHISHVFDFKEMDKAHLQLENRNTVGKVVVCIS; encoded by the coding sequence ATGAAAGCAATCGTGTTAAAAGAGTTTGGAGGGGTAGAGAATCTTCAGTTGGTAGATGTAGAGATACCAGATGTAGGAGAACAAGAGGTATTGGTAAAAGTAAAAGCCATAAGTGTAAATCCTGTAGATGTACTCACTAGAGCAGGTACAGTGGGGATGTCTACTCTCTTAGAGCAGTATGATCCTATTATATTAGGGTGGGACTTTTCAGGAGTTATAGAGTCTGTTGGGGAGAATGTCAAGGAGTATCAAGTAGGAGATGCTGTTTTCGGGATGGTGAACTTCCCAGGGCACGGTAGAGCTTATGCAGAGTACATCACTGTCTCAGTAGATCAAATAGCGTTAAAGCCTAGTAATATAACGCACCAAGCGGCAGCAGCTAGTATGCTAGCAGCATTAACAGCTTGGCAAGCGTTTACGAGTTATGGCAAATTAAGATCGAATGACAGAGTGCTAATACACGCCGCATCAGGTGGTGTAGGGCATTATGCTGTACAGATGGCTAAGTATCTAGGCGCATATGTGATAGGGATTTCCTCTACTAAGAATAAGGAGTTTGTAATACAGCTAGGTGCAGATGAACATATCGATTATAGAAGTGTAAAGTTTGAAGAAGAGGTGTCAGATATAGACTTCGTTTTAGAAGCCATAGGAGGGGATAACTTCCAGAAGTCTGTTAAGGTGCTTAAAGAGTTTGGGACTATGGTCGTTCTACCCTCAGGATATACAGAAGAAGATGAGGTAGCTGCTAAGGCAAAACAGCTACACGGAAGTCACTTTATGTGTGTGTATTCTAGTGCTAGAGATATGAAAATCATAGCAGATCTGTTAGAGAAGGGAATTATAAGAGCTCATATTAGTCATGTTTTTGACTTTAAAGAGATGGATAAAGCACATTTACAGCTAGAAAATAGAAATACAGTTGGTAAGGTAGTTGTGTGTATTTCTTAG
- a CDS encoding AraC family transcriptional regulator, whose translation MARENIYQPFEVFYEKIDSCPLQNRLFNFFEFVFVISGEGYHLVNDNKNNLTKGDLYLITPEDRHSFDITSQSEFLVIRINDEYLKQSSAVTINHLESVLYYASHLSTSIITDEEDKEVIHQIAQSLIQSILNPKTYNCDLQRQYINAIMIIATRNLIHYTPQNLETKDQRILDIIAYIQHNIYDLKLLTAQVIGDKFGLAPSYIGVYFLNQCGETMQQYITAYRLKLIKHRLLFSDNRIGEIASEFTFTDESHANKFFKKHETLSMSAFRKTHKKI comes from the coding sequence ATGGCAAGAGAAAATATCTATCAACCTTTTGAAGTCTTCTACGAGAAGATTGATTCTTGTCCTCTACAAAACAGACTATTCAACTTCTTTGAGTTTGTATTTGTAATTTCAGGAGAGGGATATCACTTAGTGAATGACAATAAGAACAATCTTACAAAAGGAGACTTATATCTAATCACGCCAGAGGACAGACATTCTTTTGATATTACTAGTCAGTCAGAATTCTTAGTAATCCGTATTAATGATGAGTATCTAAAGCAGTCTAGCGCTGTCACTATTAACCATCTAGAGTCTGTACTTTACTACGCTTCACACCTCTCTACATCTATCATAACAGATGAAGAAGATAAAGAAGTAATCCATCAAATAGCACAGAGTTTAATCCAAAGTATTCTTAACCCGAAGACGTATAACTGTGATCTTCAAAGACAGTATATTAATGCTATTATGATTATCGCCACACGTAACCTAATACATTATACTCCTCAAAATTTAGAAACTAAGGATCAGCGTATATTAGATATCATCGCATATATCCAACACAACATCTATGATCTAAAGCTACTCACTGCTCAGGTCATCGGAGATAAGTTTGGACTTGCGCCATCCTATATCGGTGTTTACTTTTTAAATCAATGTGGAGAGACTATGCAGCAGTACATTACTGCCTATCGTCTTAAACTGATTAAGCATCGTCTATTATTTAGTGATAATAGAATCGGAGAGATAGCATCTGAGTTTACTTTCACTGATGAAAGTCACGCAAACAAGTTCTTTAAAAAGCACGAAACACTGAGTATGTCTGCTTTTAGAAAAACACATAAGAAAATCTAG
- a CDS encoding efflux transporter outer membrane subunit encodes MKWTYNIYIGVLAVGMLASCQSTTRYHQQDTAPQELYREAKEGDTLSMGMMPWQSLFKDAQLQGLITEGIENNLDLKMGIARLQIAESMLKQSKAAFLPDLSVGGGVKRSRLAYPQGFGFVENATQYDVFANTSWEIDIWGKLASGKRASAYRLLQSEAGQKAVQTQIVAQITEYYYQLLALDQQQAIIEKTIANRKIDVQTMQKLKESSVVTGAAVVQSEANYYDAEATLPGVKRSIREVENALSVLLGKSVGTIDRGVLGNQVLPIEPSIGVPASLLKNRPDVMAAEYELAAYFEDVNVAKRAFYPALTITGGAGFSSYEFKDWFSSTGFFANIAGGLLQPIFNKRLNKTRLEVAKASYQEKAHNFQKTMLVAGQEVSDALYAYQMAGEQLAMRQQQVDKLALAVDYTKKLLVYHSSTNYTDVLTSEQAHLYAQLAHSNDQLLEWQSVIKLYRALGGGWRE; translated from the coding sequence ATGAAATGGACATATAATATATATATAGGTGTATTAGCAGTAGGTATGTTGGCATCGTGTCAATCTACTACTCGTTATCACCAACAAGATACAGCTCCTCAGGAGCTATATCGAGAGGCTAAGGAAGGCGATACGTTGAGTATGGGGATGATGCCTTGGCAATCTCTGTTTAAAGATGCGCAACTACAAGGTCTAATAACAGAAGGAATTGAGAATAACTTAGACTTAAAGATGGGGATAGCGCGTCTGCAAATTGCTGAGTCTATGCTTAAGCAATCTAAGGCTGCTTTCTTACCTGATTTAAGTGTAGGTGGAGGTGTGAAAAGATCTCGTTTAGCATATCCACAGGGCTTTGGCTTTGTAGAGAATGCAACACAGTATGATGTATTTGCTAATACGTCTTGGGAGATAGATATCTGGGGTAAGTTGGCAAGTGGTAAACGTGCCTCTGCTTATCGATTACTACAGTCTGAAGCAGGACAAAAAGCTGTACAGACACAGATAGTGGCTCAGATAACGGAGTATTATTATCAGTTATTAGCGTTAGATCAGCAACAGGCTATTATTGAAAAGACAATAGCCAACCGCAAGATAGATGTACAGACAATGCAAAAGCTTAAGGAATCAAGTGTAGTAACGGGGGCTGCTGTGGTACAGAGCGAGGCGAACTACTATGATGCCGAGGCTACGCTACCAGGGGTTAAACGCAGTATAAGAGAGGTGGAGAATGCCTTAAGTGTATTGTTAGGGAAGTCAGTAGGTACAATAGATAGAGGAGTATTAGGTAATCAAGTTTTGCCTATAGAGCCAAGTATCGGAGTACCAGCAAGCTTATTAAAAAACAGACCAGATGTAATGGCAGCAGAGTATGAATTAGCAGCTTACTTTGAAGATGTGAATGTAGCAAAGAGAGCGTTCTATCCAGCACTTACCATAACAGGTGGAGCAGGATTCTCAAGTTATGAGTTTAAGGATTGGTTTAGTTCAACAGGGTTCTTTGCTAATATCGCAGGTGGATTGTTACAGCCTATATTCAACAAGAGATTAAACAAAACGAGATTAGAGGTAGCGAAAGCGAGTTATCAAGAGAAGGCACATAACTTCCAAAAGACAATGTTAGTGGCAGGGCAAGAGGTATCGGATGCCTTATACGCTTACCAGATGGCTGGAGAACAATTAGCGATGAGACAACAGCAGGTCGATAAGTTGGCTCTAGCAGTTGATTACACCAAGAAGTTATTAGTGTATCACTCGTCTACGAACTATACAGATGTACTAACATCTGAACAGGCTCATCTGTATGCTCAGTTAGCACATAGCAATGACCAGTTATTAGAATGGCAGTCTGTTATTAAGCTTTATAGAGCATTAGGAGGGGGCTGGAGAGAGTAA